A genomic window from Populus nigra chromosome 7, ddPopNigr1.1, whole genome shotgun sequence includes:
- the LOC133700193 gene encoding protein S40-5-like, whose product MAKGRRLTASRSERLLGSSYSYGSGHGPMVNDVSELGEEDVWSMVDDTADRNDRSVHNSNWSPRTDLESSFDNMSISSGRRRIPRDDRHMGGLSLAFEDSSSGKNKIASSRIVHQFRGNDLVASQSPRNMATSAPVNVPDWSKIYRVNSVESCNDSDDGLDDNESEMVPPHEYLAREYAQSQKMGGASVVEGVGRTLKGRDMSRVRDAVWSQTGFYG is encoded by the coding sequence ATGGCCAAAGGTAGGAGACTAACAGCGAGCCGCAGTGAAAGATTGCTAGGAAGTAGTTATAGCTATGGTAGCGGCCACGGACCGATGGTGAATGACGTGTCGGAACTAGGCGAGGAAGATGTGTGGTCGATGGTGGATGACACGGCTGATCGGAATGACCGTAGTGTTCATAATTCCAACTGGAGTCCACGCACTGATCTTGAAAGTAGTTTTGACAACATGTCTATTAGCAGCGGCCGCCGTAGGATCCCAAGAGATGACCGCCACATGGGTGGGTTATCATTGGCCTTCGAAGATTCTTCTTCTGGCAAAAACAAAATAGCTTCCTCGAGAATTGTGCACCAGTTTCGTGGAAATGACCTGGTGGCATCGCAATCTCCCCGCAACATGGCCACGTCAGCTCCCGTGAACGTGCCCGATTGGAGCAAGATTTATCGAGTCAACTCGGTCGAATCATGCAATGACTCCGATGATGGGCTGGATGACAACGAGTCCGAGATGGTTCCCCCGCATGAGTACTTGGCACGTGAGTATGCACAGAGTCAAAAGATGGGTGGCGCCTCCGTGGTTGAGGGTGTGGGCCGGACGCTTAAGGGCCGAGACATGAGTCGCGTGCGCGACGCGGTGTGGAGCCAAACTGGGTTTTATGGCTGA